A single window of Rhodococcus jostii RHA1 DNA harbors:
- a CDS encoding SH3-like domain-containing protein, giving the protein MNSPADFEAQANRVAEYGPIHHVEMDSPYYLSNSAFDALRHVLHDVGGQAALPVKYEEKVEEDWEMSTYVTCECLGWRGVWNSEERRRAENDLGATLYFGLPYYARWITVAAKTLINKGLITPDELSAKIDEVRARSGGGNATGGQS; this is encoded by the coding sequence ATGAACTCTCCAGCAGATTTCGAAGCACAGGCGAACAGGGTCGCGGAGTACGGCCCGATCCATCACGTCGAGATGGATTCGCCGTATTACCTGTCCAATTCCGCGTTCGACGCGTTGCGGCACGTTCTCCACGACGTCGGCGGCCAGGCCGCCCTTCCCGTCAAGTACGAGGAGAAGGTCGAAGAGGACTGGGAGATGAGCACATACGTCACGTGCGAATGCCTCGGGTGGCGCGGTGTGTGGAACTCCGAGGAGCGCCGCCGCGCCGAGAACGACCTGGGCGCCACGCTCTACTTCGGGCTGCCGTACTACGCGCGGTGGATCACGGTGGCCGCCAAGACGCTCATCAACAAGGGCCTGATCACGCCCGACGAACTGTCCGCCAAGATCGACGAGGTCCGCGCCCGGTCGGGTGGCGGGAACGCGACTGGAGGCCAGTCATGA
- a CDS encoding DsbA family oxidoreductase, whose product MKTQQNTDSDIEIEIWSDVACPWCYIGKHRFLSALAEFEGGDRVNVVWRSYQLSPETPVGERRSELDALVESKGMPAEQVRQMFGHVARTAADEGLSLDFDTVIAANTFDAHRLIHLAGDERDAVVEALFRAHFGEGAVIDDREVLVDIASRAGLDADTVRAELESDAGADAVRADLETARRLQVSAVPFFVANRRVAVSGAQPKDVFLQLLTQASAVPVN is encoded by the coding sequence GTGAAGACACAGCAGAACACCGACAGCGACATCGAGATCGAGATCTGGTCTGACGTCGCCTGCCCCTGGTGCTACATCGGCAAGCACCGTTTCCTGTCGGCCCTCGCGGAGTTCGAGGGGGGCGACCGGGTGAACGTGGTGTGGCGGTCGTATCAGCTGTCGCCGGAGACACCGGTGGGGGAACGGCGCAGTGAACTCGACGCCCTGGTGGAGAGCAAGGGTATGCCCGCCGAGCAGGTCCGTCAGATGTTCGGTCACGTTGCGCGCACGGCGGCCGACGAGGGGCTGAGTCTCGACTTCGACACCGTGATCGCCGCCAACACCTTCGACGCCCACCGGTTGATCCACTTGGCGGGCGATGAGCGAGATGCCGTGGTGGAGGCACTGTTCCGTGCCCACTTCGGTGAGGGGGCCGTGATCGACGACCGCGAGGTGCTCGTCGACATCGCGTCGCGCGCCGGCCTCGACGCCGACACCGTGCGCGCCGAACTCGAGTCCGATGCCGGTGCGGACGCGGTCCGCGCCGACCTCGAGACCGCCCGTCGACTACAGGTGTCGGCGGTGCCGTTCTTCGTCGCCAACCGCCGCGTCGCCGTGTCCGGCGCGCAACCGAAGGACGTGTTCCTGCAGCTTCTGACCCAGGCGAGCGCGGTGCCGGTGAACTAG
- the scnC gene encoding thiocyanate hydrolase subunit gamma — MTHSHDDHAPIQASEEVSEFEILETAIRELSIEHGLFSREDHRRFSEWAESVGPSGGSKLVAKAWVDPEFKKRLLADGTETCKEVGIDWRDPTGSGTPSDYTYFYVLENTPKVHNVIVCTLCSCYPRPVLGMSPDWYRTPNYRRRLVRWPREVIAEFGLHFPPDVEVRVHDSNQKSRFMVMPMRPEGTDGWSEEQLASIVTRDTMIGVAVPQVDWTATTPPSDNGGTAR, encoded by the coding sequence ATGACGCATTCGCACGACGATCACGCCCCCATCCAGGCCTCGGAGGAGGTTAGCGAGTTCGAGATCCTGGAGACCGCCATTCGGGAACTGTCCATCGAGCACGGACTGTTCTCCCGCGAGGATCACCGCCGTTTCTCCGAATGGGCCGAATCGGTAGGGCCGTCGGGTGGTTCGAAATTGGTCGCGAAGGCGTGGGTCGACCCGGAGTTCAAGAAGCGACTGCTGGCCGACGGCACCGAAACGTGCAAGGAAGTGGGGATCGACTGGCGCGACCCGACCGGATCGGGCACGCCGAGCGACTACACGTACTTCTACGTGCTGGAGAACACCCCGAAAGTCCACAACGTCATCGTCTGCACGCTGTGTTCGTGCTATCCGCGGCCCGTCCTCGGTATGTCTCCGGACTGGTACCGCACCCCCAACTATCGCCGCCGGTTGGTGCGCTGGCCCCGCGAGGTGATCGCCGAATTCGGCTTACACTTCCCACCGGATGTCGAAGTGCGCGTGCATGATTCGAACCAGAAATCGCGGTTCATGGTGATGCCGATGCGCCCCGAGGGCACCGACGGGTGGAGTGAGGAGCAACTGGCGTCGATCGTCACCCGCGACACCATGATCGGTGTCGCCGTACCGCAGGTCGACTGGACCGCGACCACACCACCCTCGGACAACGGAGGAACCGCGCGATGA
- a CDS encoding helix-turn-helix transcriptional regulator, producing MRADRLLSLVLLLRNRGRMSASALARELEVSPRTVLRDIDALSTAGIPVYAERGRDGGFELLPGFTTDLTGLTVDEAKALLAAGSAMTSESLGMAPAFASAMRKVVAAMPDAHRAAATKVAERVYVTQGSWLTDPEPVDDHLGLIQQAVFVGRRLSILYPSRGNDAVWRVIDPQGLIHAAGRWYLVATDAGRDRTYRLERIEDVRELDEPAQRSADIDLAAIWERRRSAFRARGTPVVADVLVDRERRDDLVERAYAVRSERSVGDDRVRLEAVFGDDSHARGVLWAFGEAAEVLAPDALRAALRSRALRMSARYE from the coding sequence ATGCGCGCCGACCGTCTGCTCTCGCTCGTCCTCCTGCTCCGTAACCGCGGGCGTATGTCGGCGTCGGCGCTGGCCCGCGAACTCGAGGTGTCCCCGCGCACCGTGTTGCGGGACATCGACGCACTGTCGACGGCGGGAATACCGGTGTACGCCGAACGCGGTCGTGACGGCGGCTTCGAGTTGCTTCCGGGATTCACCACCGACCTCACGGGCCTGACCGTCGACGAGGCCAAGGCCCTGCTGGCGGCAGGCTCGGCGATGACGTCGGAATCGCTGGGCATGGCGCCGGCGTTCGCGTCGGCGATGCGCAAGGTGGTGGCGGCGATGCCCGACGCACACCGGGCGGCGGCGACGAAGGTGGCGGAGCGGGTGTACGTCACCCAGGGATCGTGGCTGACCGATCCGGAACCGGTGGACGATCACCTCGGGCTCATCCAGCAGGCGGTGTTCGTGGGCCGGCGGCTGAGCATCCTGTACCCGTCGCGGGGCAACGACGCGGTGTGGCGCGTCATCGACCCGCAGGGGCTCATCCACGCGGCGGGACGGTGGTATCTGGTGGCGACGGACGCCGGCCGCGACCGGACGTACCGGCTCGAGCGCATCGAGGACGTCCGTGAACTCGACGAGCCGGCGCAGCGATCTGCCGACATCGACCTCGCCGCGATCTGGGAGCGTCGCCGTTCGGCGTTCCGGGCGCGCGGGACGCCGGTGGTCGCCGACGTTCTCGTGGACCGTGAGCGCCGCGACGACCTGGTGGAGCGTGCCTACGCCGTCCGCTCCGAGCGGTCGGTCGGCGACGACCGGGTGCGGCTGGAAGCGGTGTTCGGCGACGACTCCCACGCACGCGGGGTTCTGTGGGCGTTCGGCGAGGCCGCGGAAGTGCTGGCACCGGACGCTCTGCGGGCCGCCCTGCGTTCCCGCGCGCTGCGCATGTCCGCCCGGTACGAGTAG
- a CDS encoding SH3-like domain-containing protein, producing the protein MTKFEIGDRVTVKDATSMFHTRTQAFIRGHTGVVVEHRPEWVIPEDEAWGRVEDGRTEPFYVVRFRQTDLWPRYTGFEIDTLETECSERWLEPAGEADT; encoded by the coding sequence ATGACGAAGTTCGAGATCGGCGACCGGGTCACCGTCAAGGACGCGACGTCGATGTTCCACACCCGGACTCAGGCATTCATCCGCGGGCACACCGGCGTGGTCGTCGAACATCGCCCGGAGTGGGTGATTCCCGAGGACGAGGCGTGGGGACGCGTGGAGGACGGCCGAACCGAGCCGTTCTACGTCGTCCGCTTCCGGCAGACCGACCTCTGGCCCCGCTACACCGGATTCGAGATCGACACGTTGGAAACCGAGTGCTCCGAGCGCTGGCTCGAGCCGGCAGGAGAGGCGGACACATGA
- a CDS encoding histone-like nucleoid-structuring protein Lsr2: protein MAKKVTVTLIDDVDQEASADETVEFGLDGVQYEIDLSSENAAKLREQLDVWVSHARKVSSRKRGKAVAAPAATKSRVSVDREQSAAIREWARKNNKKVSARGRISAEIIDAYNKAN from the coding sequence ATGGCTAAGAAGGTCACTGTCACCCTGATCGACGATGTCGATCAAGAGGCGTCTGCCGACGAGACGGTCGAGTTCGGCCTCGACGGTGTTCAGTACGAGATCGACCTTTCCTCGGAGAATGCGGCGAAATTGCGCGAGCAACTCGACGTGTGGGTTTCCCACGCGCGCAAGGTGAGCTCGCGCAAGCGCGGCAAGGCCGTGGCGGCTCCGGCCGCCACCAAGTCCCGAGTTTCGGTCGATCGAGAACAGAGCGCCGCTATCCGGGAATGGGCGCGCAAGAACAACAAAAAGGTTTCTGCGCGCGGACGTATCTCCGCGGAAATTATCGACGCCTACAACAAGGCGAACTGA
- a CDS encoding ATP-dependent Clp protease ATP-binding subunit: MFERFTDRARRVVVLAQEEARMLNHNYIGTEHILLGLIHEGEGVAAKSLESLGISLEGVRSQVEEIIGQGQQAPSGHIPFTPRAKKVLELSLREALQLGHNYIGTEHILLGLIREGEGVAAQVLVKLGADLNRVRQQVIQLLSGYQGKEPAEAGGTRGEAGTPSTSLVLDQFGRNLTQAALEGKLDPVIGRSKEIERVMQVLSRRTKNNPVLIGEPGVGKTAVVEGLAQAIVNGEVPETLKDKQLYTLDLGSLVAGSRYRGDFEERLKKVLKEINTRGDIILFIDELHTLVGAGAAEGAIDAASILKPKLARGELQTIGATTLDEYRKYIEKDAALERRFQPVQVGEPTVEHTIEILKGLRDRYEAHHRVSITDGALVAAATLADRYINDRFLPDKAIDLIDEAGARMRIRRMTAPPDLREFDDKIADARREKESAIDAQDFEKAANLRDKEKTLVAQRAEREKQWRSGDLDVIAEVDDEQIAEVLGNWTGIPVFKLTEEETTRLLRMEEELHKRIIGQEDAVKAVAKAIRRTRAGLKDPKRPSGSFIFAGPSGVGKTELAKSLANFLFGEDDALIQIDMGEFHDRFTASRLFGAPPGYVGYEEGGQLTEKVRRKPFSVVLFDEIEKAHQEIYNTLLQVLEDGRLTDGQGRTVDFKNTVLIFTSNLGTSDISKAVGLGFTSGKGDESNYERMKLKVHDELKKHFRPEFLNRIDDIVVFHQLTTEQIVQMVDLMVARVEVALKNKDMTMEVTDKAKSLLAKRGFDPVLGARPLRRTIQREIEDQLSEKILFGEVGPGQIVYVDVENWDGEGAGEDAKFTFRGETKPVTVPDEVPVDLAKSGAADSE; this comes from the coding sequence ATGTTCGAGAGGTTCACCGATCGCGCACGGCGCGTTGTTGTCCTGGCTCAAGAAGAAGCCAGGATGCTCAACCACAACTACATCGGTACGGAGCACATCCTGCTCGGCCTCATTCACGAGGGCGAAGGTGTCGCTGCCAAGTCGCTGGAGTCGTTGGGCATCTCCCTCGAAGGAGTGCGCAGCCAGGTCGAGGAGATCATCGGCCAGGGCCAGCAGGCCCCGTCCGGCCACATCCCCTTCACCCCGCGTGCCAAAAAAGTCCTGGAGCTCAGCCTGCGCGAGGCACTGCAGCTCGGACACAACTACATCGGCACGGAGCACATCCTGCTGGGCCTCATCCGCGAGGGTGAAGGCGTCGCGGCGCAGGTGCTGGTCAAGCTCGGTGCCGACCTCAACCGGGTGCGTCAGCAGGTCATCCAGCTGCTCTCCGGCTACCAGGGCAAGGAGCCGGCCGAGGCCGGCGGCACTCGCGGCGAGGCGGGCACCCCGTCCACGTCGCTGGTGCTCGACCAGTTCGGTCGCAACCTCACCCAGGCCGCCCTCGAAGGCAAGCTCGACCCCGTCATCGGCCGCTCGAAGGAAATCGAGCGCGTCATGCAGGTGCTGTCGCGCCGTACCAAGAACAACCCGGTCCTGATCGGCGAGCCCGGTGTCGGTAAGACCGCCGTCGTCGAGGGTCTCGCTCAGGCCATCGTCAACGGCGAGGTCCCCGAGACGCTCAAGGACAAGCAGCTGTACACGCTCGACCTCGGGTCGCTCGTGGCAGGCAGCCGCTACCGCGGTGACTTCGAAGAGCGCCTGAAGAAGGTCCTCAAGGAGATCAACACCCGCGGCGACATCATCCTGTTCATCGACGAGCTGCACACCCTCGTGGGTGCAGGCGCGGCCGAGGGCGCCATCGACGCGGCCTCGATCCTCAAGCCGAAGCTCGCCCGCGGTGAGCTGCAGACCATCGGTGCCACCACCCTCGACGAGTACCGCAAGTACATCGAGAAGGACGCCGCACTGGAGCGCCGCTTCCAGCCGGTGCAGGTCGGCGAGCCGACGGTGGAACACACCATCGAGATCCTCAAGGGTCTTCGCGACCGTTACGAGGCGCACCACCGCGTGTCCATCACGGACGGTGCACTCGTCGCCGCGGCCACCCTGGCCGATCGCTACATCAACGACCGCTTCCTGCCGGACAAGGCCATCGACCTCATCGACGAGGCCGGAGCCCGGATGCGCATCCGCCGGATGACCGCACCGCCGGACCTCCGCGAGTTCGACGACAAGATCGCCGACGCCCGCCGCGAGAAGGAGTCCGCGATCGACGCGCAGGACTTCGAGAAGGCCGCGAACCTGCGCGACAAGGAGAAGACCCTCGTCGCCCAGCGTGCGGAGCGGGAGAAGCAGTGGCGTTCCGGCGACCTGGACGTCATCGCCGAGGTCGACGACGAGCAGATCGCCGAGGTCCTGGGTAACTGGACCGGCATCCCCGTGTTCAAGCTCACCGAGGAGGAGACCACGCGTCTGCTCCGCATGGAGGAGGAGCTGCACAAGCGGATCATCGGTCAGGAAGACGCGGTCAAGGCTGTCGCCAAAGCCATCCGTCGTACCCGTGCCGGCCTGAAGGACCCGAAGCGTCCGTCCGGTTCGTTCATCTTCGCCGGCCCGTCCGGTGTCGGTAAGACCGAGCTGGCCAAGTCGCTCGCCAACTTCCTGTTCGGTGAGGACGACGCTCTCATCCAGATCGACATGGGTGAGTTCCACGACCGCTTCACCGCGTCGCGGCTGTTCGGTGCCCCTCCCGGCTACGTCGGCTACGAAGAGGGCGGCCAGCTCACCGAGAAGGTGCGCCGCAAGCCGTTCAGCGTGGTGCTGTTCGACGAGATCGAGAAGGCACACCAGGAGATCTACAACACGCTCCTGCAGGTGCTCGAGGACGGCCGTCTCACCGACGGTCAGGGCCGGACCGTGGACTTCAAGAACACGGTGCTCATCTTCACCTCGAACCTCGGTACCTCGGACATCTCCAAGGCTGTGGGTCTCGGCTTCACGTCCGGTAAGGGCGACGAGTCGAACTACGAGCGGATGAAGCTCAAGGTGCACGACGAGCTGAAGAAGCACTTCCGTCCCGAGTTCCTCAACCGCATCGACGACATCGTCGTGTTCCACCAGCTCACCACCGAGCAGATCGTTCAGATGGTGGACCTGATGGTGGCGCGTGTCGAGGTGGCCTTGAAGAACAAGGACATGACGATGGAGGTCACCGACAAGGCCAAGTCGCTGCTGGCCAAGCGTGGCTTCGATCCGGTCCTGGGTGCGCGGCCGCTGCGTCGCACCATCCAGCGCGAGATCGAGGACCAGCTGTCGGAGAAGATCCTCTTCGGCGAGGTCGGCCCCGGTCAGATCGTGTACGTCGACGTCGAGAACTGGGACGGCGAAGGCGCGGGCGAGGACGCGAAGTTCACGTTCCGCGGCGAGACGAAGCCGGTCACGGTTCCCGACGAGGTTCCGGTCGACCTGGCCAAGTCCGGCGCAGCCGACTCGGAGTAG
- a CDS encoding SH3-like domain-containing protein, translating to MMTDKAYDVILNTLTPETTRDDVTLPDLDRKPDPWESSMQATAECLSWRGAWDNLDRRHTEDQLGETIYRDFPVRSRSVVATAHALMDKGVISPDELEAKMEEVRARFNRQ from the coding sequence ATGATGACGGACAAGGCCTACGACGTCATCCTGAACACGCTGACGCCGGAGACGACCCGCGACGACGTCACGCTACCGGACCTCGACCGCAAGCCCGACCCGTGGGAATCGAGCATGCAAGCCACCGCGGAATGCCTGTCCTGGCGTGGCGCCTGGGACAATCTCGACAGGCGCCACACCGAGGACCAACTGGGCGAAACCATCTACCGCGACTTCCCCGTCCGCTCCCGGTCCGTCGTCGCCACCGCTCACGCGTTGATGGACAAGGGCGTCATCAGCCCGGACGAACTCGAGGCGAAGATGGAGGAAGTGCGCGCACGGTTCAACCGTCAGTAG
- a CDS encoding TIGR03086 family metal-binding protein — protein MFHGDSCLMTNNTTDPRPLYREALAWTTALVEKVRDDQLTAATPCADFDVRTLLGHLVATVERARVIGEGGDPGTVPLVVTDIPDDGYADTYRSATDRMWPVWADDSRLDATVTAPWGTVPGRAAIWGYINETLVHGWDLAVATGQPSETRPELAEAMLAVARHAIPAETRGGHVPFADVVEPHPTAGPTERLANWSGRKSI, from the coding sequence ATGTTTCACGGCGATAGTTGCCTCATGACAAACAACACGACAGACCCCCGGCCCCTGTACCGCGAAGCCCTCGCCTGGACCACCGCCCTCGTCGAGAAAGTCCGCGACGACCAGCTGACGGCAGCCACTCCCTGCGCCGACTTCGACGTCCGCACCCTGCTCGGCCACCTCGTCGCCACCGTGGAGCGTGCCCGCGTGATCGGTGAGGGCGGCGACCCGGGCACCGTTCCGCTCGTCGTCACCGACATCCCCGACGATGGCTACGCAGACACCTACCGGTCCGCAACGGACCGCATGTGGCCCGTCTGGGCCGACGACAGCCGGCTCGACGCGACGGTGACCGCGCCGTGGGGCACCGTCCCCGGCCGGGCCGCGATCTGGGGCTACATCAACGAGACTCTCGTGCACGGCTGGGACCTGGCCGTCGCCACCGGCCAGCCCTCCGAAACCCGCCCTGAGCTCGCCGAGGCCATGCTCGCCGTCGCACGGCACGCGATCCCGGCGGAGACACGCGGCGGCCACGTGCCGTTCGCGGACGTGGTCGAACCGCACCCCACCGCCGGACCCACCGAGCGACTCGCCAACTGGTCGGGACGCAAGAGCATCTGA
- a CDS encoding OsmC family protein gives MPTRTARTAWNGSLEQGSGQVELTSSGVATFDVSFPKRAAEEAGGTTSPEELIAAAHSSCYAMQLSALIAEAGGTPQSLEVKADVSLGPDNPGFKLTGIKLTVRGEVDGLDADGFAKAAQAAKESCPVSKALTGVEITLDAALEA, from the coding sequence ATGCCGACACGTACCGCACGGACCGCTTGGAACGGATCGCTCGAACAGGGAAGCGGTCAGGTGGAACTCACCAGTTCCGGTGTCGCGACCTTCGACGTCTCGTTCCCGAAGCGGGCGGCCGAGGAGGCTGGTGGAACCACCAGCCCGGAGGAGCTGATCGCCGCGGCGCATTCCTCCTGCTATGCGATGCAGTTGTCCGCGCTCATCGCGGAGGCAGGCGGCACCCCGCAGAGCCTCGAGGTGAAGGCGGATGTCTCACTCGGACCGGACAATCCGGGTTTCAAGCTCACCGGCATCAAGCTGACGGTCCGCGGCGAGGTTGACGGTCTCGACGCCGACGGATTCGCGAAGGCCGCTCAGGCCGCGAAGGAGTCGTGCCCGGTGAGCAAGGCGCTCACCGGAGTCGAGATCACGCTGGACGCCGCACTCGAGGCCTGA
- a CDS encoding CbtA family protein: MPLTDSFAKLLIRGLLAGLIAGILAGGVAFVLGESHIDAAIAIEESNSAAEAEVHSHDATQAAEPAGHSHDEEEALVSRDGQRFGLFLATSLAGLALGAIFAVVANYARRVTTLSGPLLGLTLATLGWLAIEAVPFFKYPANPPAVGDPETITQRTWLWLAAVVLGLLAVVTSVFAAKAVAAQEFLSLRIAAPVLAFLVVVTIGYLVLPTVDEVGDDFPAVLLWQFRLSSLATQATLWLVLGLAFAFLTERATRATAPAPANAA, translated from the coding sequence ATGCCACTGACCGATTCCTTCGCGAAACTCCTCATCCGCGGCCTGCTGGCCGGCCTGATCGCAGGCATCCTGGCCGGTGGCGTCGCGTTCGTCCTCGGTGAGTCGCACATCGATGCGGCCATCGCGATCGAAGAGTCGAACAGCGCCGCCGAAGCCGAAGTCCACTCACACGACGCCACTCAGGCGGCCGAGCCGGCCGGGCACTCGCACGACGAGGAAGAGGCACTGGTCAGCCGTGACGGACAGCGCTTCGGGCTGTTCCTCGCCACGTCCCTTGCGGGCCTGGCTCTGGGGGCGATCTTCGCCGTCGTCGCGAATTACGCACGTCGAGTGACGACGCTGTCCGGGCCGTTGCTCGGTCTGACATTGGCCACATTGGGCTGGTTGGCAATCGAGGCGGTGCCGTTCTTCAAGTACCCCGCCAACCCACCGGCTGTCGGAGACCCCGAAACGATCACCCAGCGCACCTGGCTGTGGCTCGCCGCAGTCGTGCTGGGTCTGCTCGCGGTGGTGACCTCGGTCTTCGCGGCGAAGGCCGTCGCGGCGCAGGAATTCCTGTCGCTGCGAATCGCGGCGCCGGTTCTCGCCTTCCTCGTCGTGGTGACCATCGGCTACCTCGTGCTGCCCACCGTCGACGAAGTGGGCGACGACTTCCCCGCAGTGCTGCTGTGGCAGTTCCGGCTGTCGTCCCTCGCAACGCAGGCCACGTTGTGGCTGGTTCTCGGACTGGCATTCGCGTTCCTCACGGAGCGCGCCACCCGGGCCACGGCACCCGCGCCGGCGAACGCCGCCTGA
- a CDS encoding CbtB domain-containing protein, producing MALAYAPGSSVDTTRLAVISFAIVLFAMLALYLVGFDQGAISRSGMYMHELMHDGRHLLGLPCH from the coding sequence ATGGCACTCGCCTACGCACCCGGCTCGTCGGTCGACACGACCCGTCTCGCCGTCATCTCTTTCGCGATCGTTCTGTTCGCGATGCTCGCTCTCTACCTCGTTGGTTTCGACCAGGGCGCGATTTCGCGCAGTGGCATGTACATGCATGAACTGATGCACGACGGCCGCCACCTCCTGGGTCTGCCATGCCACTGA
- a CDS encoding esterase/lipase family protein, protein MRRCVTVSGILFLAFVMWAGVASAAPTYPVPDSFLAGVPLELRNPGGSAPGSNDWSCRPSDAHPEPVVLVHGTGGARQTNWAVYAPLIANEGYCVYSLTYGNFPDLPWPLDAIGGMTPIDTGTAQIAVFVDQVLSSTGASKVDLVGHSQGTLQANNYVKFFGGADKVAKVVSLAPPWHGTYGTDQVSVGRYMRSLGIDDEVAAGFPVCRACPEMLQGSAFIDRMRADGVYVPGVEYTNIATRYDELVVPYTSGIEPGPDTTNIVVQDGCEQDYSDHVAVAGSARAAGFVLNALDPAHPRDVPCRFVAPIAG, encoded by the coding sequence GTGCGGCGCTGCGTGACCGTTTCAGGGATTCTGTTCCTGGCGTTCGTGATGTGGGCCGGGGTGGCGTCCGCGGCGCCGACCTATCCGGTGCCGGATTCGTTCCTCGCCGGCGTGCCTCTCGAATTGCGAAATCCGGGCGGTTCGGCCCCGGGTTCGAACGACTGGTCCTGCCGACCGAGTGACGCGCATCCCGAACCGGTGGTCCTCGTCCACGGCACGGGAGGCGCACGCCAGACCAACTGGGCGGTGTACGCACCGCTCATCGCCAACGAGGGCTACTGCGTGTATTCCCTCACCTACGGCAACTTCCCCGACCTGCCGTGGCCGCTCGATGCGATCGGCGGGATGACTCCCATCGACACGGGCACCGCTCAGATCGCCGTATTCGTCGATCAGGTGCTGTCGAGCACAGGCGCCTCGAAAGTCGACCTGGTGGGACATTCCCAGGGCACTCTGCAGGCGAACAACTACGTGAAGTTCTTCGGCGGAGCAGACAAGGTCGCGAAGGTCGTGTCACTGGCACCGCCGTGGCACGGCACGTACGGCACCGATCAGGTCAGCGTCGGGCGGTACATGCGGTCGCTCGGCATCGACGACGAGGTGGCGGCAGGTTTCCCCGTCTGCCGGGCCTGCCCCGAGATGCTGCAGGGTTCCGCGTTCATCGACCGCATGCGGGCGGACGGGGTCTACGTCCCCGGCGTCGAGTACACGAACATCGCCACCCGCTACGACGAACTGGTCGTCCCGTACACGAGCGGCATCGAGCCGGGCCCCGACACGACGAACATCGTCGTCCAGGACGGTTGTGAGCAGGACTACTCCGACCACGTCGCCGTCGCCGGTTCTGCGCGGGCCGCGGGATTCGTGCTGAACGCGCTGGATCCCGCGCACCCGCGCGACGTGCCCTGCCGGTTCGTCGCCCCCATCGCGGGGTAA
- a CDS encoding CbtB domain-containing protein, translating to MVYVSSPSKPVESLGIVLIAVGVVLLALLTLYLVGFDQGAISRSGMYLHELMHDGRHLLGVPCH from the coding sequence ATGGTTTACGTCTCCTCACCGAGCAAGCCCGTCGAGTCACTCGGAATCGTGTTGATCGCCGTCGGAGTCGTCCTGCTCGCTCTGCTCACCCTCTACCTGGTCGGATTCGACCAGGGTGCGATCTCCCGAAGTGGCATGTACCTGCACGAATTGATGCACGACGGCCGCCACCTCCTGGGAGTTCCCTGTCACTAG
- a CDS encoding DUF5996 family protein produces MREQTRSGDAWPALKVDDWTSTRNTLHMWTQIVGKIRLAHAPLINHWWQVPLYVSPRGLTTSTIPYGTDCFDIEFDFADHRLVIRTSTGGTGTVALEPKSVADFYAETMDTLAELGVATTILARPNEVDPAVPFAEDTQHCSYDGESVHQFWRQLVQADRVLHEFRSHFIGKVSPVHFFWGALDLACTRFSGRTAPTHPGGAPNCGDWVMVEGYSHELSSCGFWPGGGVEGAFYAYAYPEPDGFADYPVRPDGAFYSKENGQFLLPYETVRTADDPDAALLKFLHSTYDAAAERGAWDRAALEADPARWDKSR; encoded by the coding sequence GTGCGCGAGCAGACACGGTCCGGAGATGCGTGGCCGGCGTTGAAGGTGGACGACTGGACGTCGACGCGGAACACCCTGCACATGTGGACGCAGATCGTCGGGAAGATCCGCTTGGCCCACGCACCGCTGATCAACCACTGGTGGCAGGTCCCGCTGTACGTGAGCCCCCGCGGTCTCACGACGTCGACGATTCCGTACGGCACCGACTGTTTCGACATCGAATTCGACTTCGCCGACCATCGACTGGTGATCCGCACCAGCACGGGCGGCACCGGGACGGTCGCCCTCGAACCGAAGTCGGTGGCCGATTTCTATGCGGAGACGATGGACACGCTGGCCGAACTGGGTGTGGCGACGACCATTCTGGCCCGGCCCAACGAGGTGGACCCCGCCGTCCCGTTCGCGGAGGACACGCAGCACTGTTCGTACGACGGTGAGTCGGTGCACCAGTTCTGGCGGCAGCTCGTGCAGGCCGACCGCGTCCTGCACGAGTTCCGTTCCCATTTCATCGGGAAGGTCAGTCCCGTGCACTTCTTCTGGGGTGCGCTCGACCTGGCCTGTACGCGGTTCTCCGGAAGAACAGCACCGACTCATCCTGGGGGAGCGCCGAACTGCGGCGACTGGGTGATGGTCGAGGGTTACTCGCATGAGCTGAGCAGCTGCGGTTTCTGGCCCGGTGGTGGCGTCGAAGGCGCGTTCTACGCGTACGCCTACCCGGAGCCGGACGGGTTCGCCGACTACCCGGTCAGGCCCGACGGAGCCTTCTACAGCAAGGAGAACGGCCAGTTCCTGCTGCCGTACGAGACCGTGCGCACCGCAGACGATCCCGATGCCGCACTGCTGAAGTTCCTGCACAGCACGTATGACGCGGCCGCCGAGCGGGGTGCCTGGGACCGGGCCGCCCTGGAGGCGGACCCGGCCCGATGGGACAAATCCCGCTGA